The Vigna unguiculata cultivar IT97K-499-35 chromosome 11, ASM411807v1, whole genome shotgun sequence genomic sequence tgaccacaccagtagacttaagaggtccaagatgaagtgaagtaaaaacagataaaggcattacattaatggaagctcctaaatctaacatagcattgtcaaacttagtactacctataatgcagggaacagaaaacatacctggatccttacacttttgcggcattctgactgcaggcttcttaattaagctagagacatttcttcccatgttcactacctctttgtccataatacgccttttatgtgtacataattctttgagaaacttggcgtatttaggaatttgtctcacagcatccaacaaaggaatgtttatctccactttcttgaaagtattcaggatttctttgtctaactcctccatctttttagtttttggtttcaaacggtttggatagggaggaggaggagaataaggagaaggattttcagaggaagtattaggggataccaacctggagttatcactgggtgcaggcatctcagatgttgcttgtgttgcttcatctgatcttcctctttcatcattaggtacaacttcattgtccttatcttcatcttcttgggcatccccaagaccttgtatttgcttacccgatcttaaagtaatagcacttacatttctcgggttgattacagtttgtgcaggcaaattgcttgagccttgttgagacttcatctgatttaactcatttgccatttgtccaatctggttctgcaagttttgattggttgcttccatcgtctgtttcaactcattgatttgtcccttcatcatgtcagccatcattttcatcattgcttccatgtttgaatcaccagaggttgcagctggttgtggttgttgcctctgttgaggtggaacatagacttgttggtgttgaggctgttgatttccccatttctggctgggatatcccttccaatctgggttgtacttgttggaggacaaatcatggttgtattgctgccgaggtggtctattattgccatagatgtttgcagcatatgcttgaggttgttcattgtctaacgtccctgtctcttttaacatagaacaagcctctgtaggatgattagtagaagcacaaattccacataaagtagaagggataggctttttctgtaagtctgtcaaggtccttaccatggctgctaagtcatccaacttcccttctaatttcttgtgatctgcaacatacgatgcttctactccatgggttcccttcaatagagttatagaattactccttgtggaaaattgttgatggttcgacgccatagtttcaatcaattgtcttgcatttgttggcgctttgtccaccaatgaccctccacttgcagcatctatcatttgtctatccatgatactcaatccctcataaaagtattgaatgaggagatgctcgtttatttggtgatgaggacaggaagcacacaactttttgaatctctcccaatactcgtgaagactttctctttcttgctgccttatcccataaatatctttacgaatagcagcaactctagatgctggaaaaaacttttccagaaataatcttttcagagtctcccaggtattgatggatcctggcggaaggcagtataaccaattcttagcggcatcttgcaatgagaatggaaaagccttaagcttgatatgttcctctgtcactgttgtaggtctcatggatgaacaaacaacatgaaattccttcaaatgatggtacgggtcttctcctgctaatccatggaatttgggtaaaagatggattaacccagacttaagctcacattctccatctggatattggatgcacatgttttgtgtaattgctgcatccggtgaagccaactctcttattgttctttcttccattctatcttcttgaatttctggttcaggtgatggatcagaagatatgttaatcaccggaggtgattctagtggtacactttcagtggtaggttcagatgatgatggtgctccttcagtagaacacctgagttcaagtctcctacgtgatttacgcaagttcctttcaagttctgaatcaagttgataaaattgacccggattggcccgagtcatgcactatgcagtccacctgaaagtgtttccctgcgtgtttttttttcttcctattcttgttttggagaaagatttcaagaaagaaataaattaagatgtcgttgggtctactcccaggaaagagaggtgcgtcacagtggacaacttaaataccaagtctttcctagaaagagttttccaaactagtctcaaaaatttcttaaaagaaattcttaatcaaaacaaaaatagaactttgcttggagtatattaacagaaaactagatactacaaaataacaaactatatcaaacgtatatgcgtaaaataaataaaaataaaataaaaaaaataaaataaaataaaaataaaaataaaataaaataaaataaataaataaaaacagaatcaaaataaaagaaatactaaccgtattccccggcaacggcgccaaatttgatatcgctgtcgttgggcgatcaaattacgactactttagcaacttcagtattgccagtttgtagtgaagaaaatagttagggttaagataaccctgagtcgtctcacaacgaatacggaattgatctcaaatatttgattcttaaaaatgcaattagcaattataaaaatagggggttttgatatgcaaagaaaatgacacggaagattgtaaacacagtaatagtaaataggtcaattccactgctttttctaaataagattcttcattggttatctagagattattgttaaattaattattgttgttgatttacaaataaatcaatgtaaacactcaattcatttgttggcatcctcacttttaatcaaagtacagtctcaattaaaagtgagaattgttagattatccatagttaattcaatcaaagtacagtctcaattaattttactatgcctaatcatgtctattcctttgttcctttaccaaatagaaaacttaattaatcaaagtaaagtcttgactaattttggttaaagtaattacctctaatcaaattaaagtctcaattattggcaaaaacttatttaatcaaatgaaagtttctaaacaaaattaaagtaaagtctcaatttaatttaaaaaccttttaactcatatgattagcatgcatgtagatttaaaatcattattttctattcgattaagaagcaaaggacataggtaaacaaaaaccacaacaataatcaaaataacaaaacatataaattcatctaacctcagaatccatttaagaaattacagtggaatcaaccctaaaagcttagccctccatggctttgatggaatacatgataatatgatgaaggaaagaaaataaaagaagag encodes the following:
- the LOC114169193 gene encoding uncharacterized protein LOC114169193 produces the protein MCIQYPDGECELKSGLIHLLPKFHGLAGEDPYHHLKEFHVVCSSMRPTTVTEEHIKLKAFPFSLQDAAKNWLYCLPPGSINTWETLKRLFLEKFFPASRVAAIRKDIYGIRQQERESLHEYWERFKKLCASCPHHQINEHLLIQYFYEGLSIMDRQMIDAASGGSLVDKAPTNARQLIETMASNHQQFSTRSNSITLLKGTHGVEASYVADHKKLEGKLDDLAAMVRTLTDLQKKPIPSTLCGICASTNHPTEACSMLKETGTLDNEQPQAYAANIYGNNRPPRQQYNHDLSSNKYNPDWKGYPSQKWGNQQPQHQQVYVPPQQRQQPQPAATSGDSNMEAMMKMMADMMKGQINELKQTMEATNQNLQNQIGQMANELNQMKSQQGSSNLPAQTVINPRNVSAITLRSGKQIQGLGDAQEDEDKDNEVMPAPSDNSRLVSPNTSSENPSPYSPPPPYPNRLKPKTKKMEELDKEILNTFKKVEINIPLLDAVRQIPKYAKFLKELCTHKRRIMDKEVVNMGRNVSSLIKKPAVRMPQKCKDPGMFSVPCIIGSTKFDNAMLDLGASINVMPLSVFTSLHLGPLKSTGVVIQLANRSTVNPAGVLEDVLVRVDKLIFPADFYILDMKDDEGMSSTTIILGRPFMMTARTKIDVHAGSLTMEIGDEKVQFNVLEAMKHPIEDHSLFCIDLLSNVVNNYAFGLLDVLSGFSSSLDFS